The Streptomyces sp. NBC_00335 DNA window GGCGGCTGCTGGCCGGGTCGAGCCCGCTGCCCGTACTGGGGCTGCGCGCGGCCTCCTCGCAGGCGCGCGGGTTCGCGTACTTCGCCGCGAAGGTCCATCCGGACGTCCGGCTGCTCGACGAGGGCGGCTCGATGCTCGCCGACCGGATCGACGCGGCCGCGGGTGCCGGGGCCTCGGCCCTGCTGTGCTTCGCGCTGCCGCGCCATCCCAAGGAGGTCGCCGAGGCGCTGGAGCACGCGCGGGGGGCCGGGCTGAGGGTGGTCACGGTCGCCGATTCGGCCTTCGCGCCGGTGGCCCGCCACTCCGACCTGCTGATCCCGGCGCCCGTCGGCACCGGCCTCGCCTTCGACACGGCGTGCGCGCCGATGCTGCTGGGGCGGGTGCTGCTGGAGGCGATGGCGGACGCGCTGCCGGACGCGCAGGCGCGGCTGGAGGCGTTTGACGCGCGGGCCGCGGCGCGGGGGCTGTTCGTGGAGTAGGCCGCCGGCCGGGTGGGGCTGTGGTCGTGGGGCTGGGGTCGTGGGCCTGCGGTCGGGTGGGCCTCGCGCGGGGGCGGCCCTAGCGGTAGTTCAGTTCCGCCAGCTCCGTGGCCAGGCGCTTGTTCAGTGCCGGGATGCGGGCGAGGAGCGGGAGCAGGGTGTTGCGTACGGCGCGCAGGGCGGGGTTCCGGGTGGTGGCGATCCGGGTCATCCGGTCGGTCAGCGCGACCACGCGCAGGGCAACGGGGCGTCGGGTGGCCTCGTAGGCGTCGAGGGCGTCGTCGGTGCCGGTGCCGGTGCCGGTGCCGGTGCCGGGTCCGGTTCCGGTTCCGGTGGTGAGGGTTGTGGTGAGGGCGAGGCCCAGGGCGTGGCCGTCCTGGATGCCGGTGTTCATGCCCTGGCCGCCGGCCGGGCTGTGTACGTGCGCGGCGTCGCCGGCGAGCAGCAGGCGGCCGGCGCGGTAGTGGTCCGCGACCCGGTGGTGGACCCGGAACCGCGAGGACCAGACGACCTCGGTGACGGTGGCCTGGGCGGGGGCGCGGGCGTCCAGCAGGGCCTGGATGAAGGGCAGGCCGGGCTCGGCGGGGGCGTCGTCGACGGTGGCGACCACGCGGTAGCGGCCTCCGGGGAGCGGGGCCACCACGGTGAGACCTGCGGCGGCGAAGGTGAGGGAGACCTCGCGGGGGCCCGGGGTCCAGTTCATCGTGATGTCGGCGAGGACGAAGGACTCCTCGTAGGCGCTGCCGGTGAAACCGATCCCGGCGGCCTCGCGGACCGTGCTGTGCATCCCGTCGGCGCCGACGGCGTAGGCGGCGCGCAGGGTCTCGCCGGTGGCGGTGGTGAGGGTGACCCCGGCGGCGTCCTGGCTGACGGCGGTGACCTCGTACGGGCGGTGGACGTCGTGTCCGAGGGCGTGCAGCCGGCCGAGGAGCACGGCCTCGGTCTGGTCCTGGGGAACCATCAGGGCGTACGAGTGGGCCGTGGGCAGGCCGTCGAAGCTGACGGCGGCGAGCGGCCGGGCGCCGTCGCGGATCCGGAACCGGGTGACGGCCGTGCCCCGCCGGACCAGCTCGGCGCAGGTGGCCGGGTCGAGCTCGTCGAGGACCTCCAGGGTGCGGGCGTGGACCACGGCGGCGCGGGAGGTGTTGGCGCCCTCGGCCTGCCGGTCCAGGAGGACGAAGTCGATGCCGGCCCCGGCGAGGGTCAGGGCGAGGGTGAGGCCGGTGGGGCCGGCGCCGACGATGGCGACGTGGGTGGTGGCGGGGAGCGACATCTTTGTTCTCCTCCTGGATGCCAACGGGTGTTGGCCAACGACTGTTGACCTAAGGATGCGGTGGTGGAGGTGGCATGTCAACGGTTGTTGGCCTACGGTTGTTGGCATGACGCGAGACGGAGTGGCAGGGGTGGCGGGGGAGACCCGGGGCGGGCAGACCAAGGCGGCGATCCTGCGGGCGGCGCGGGAGCGGTTCGCTGCGCAGGGGTACGAGCGGACGACGATCCGCGGCGTCGCGGCGGACGCGGGGATCGACCCCTCGATGGTGATGCGGTACTTCGGCAGCAAGGAGCGGCTCTTCGATGCGGCCCTTGCGGTGGATCTGCGGCTGCCTGATCTGTCGGGGGTTGCGGTGGGGGAGCTGGCGCAGGTGCTGGTGCGGCACTTCGTGGAGCGGTGGGAAGGTGATCCGGCGGATGATGCGCTGCTCGTGCTGTTGCGCTCCGCGGTGACCAATGAGGCGGCGGCGGCGCGCATGCGGGAGGTTTTTGCGACCCAGGTCGCGCCGGCGCTGGCGGGGGCGCTCGGGGTGGAGCGGGGGCTGCGGGTGGCGGGCCTGGTCTCCACCCAGCTCCTGGGGCTGGCCCTGACCCGCTACCTGCTGCGGCTGCCCCCGATGACGGCGCTCTCGCCGGAGGCGGTGATCGGGGCGCTGACCCCGGTGCTGGAGGCGACGCTGTCCACCCCGTGATCCCCGGGCGGGGCCGGGGGTTCGCCTCAAACGCCGGCGGGGCTGTGTTGTGGCGGGCGTCTGTGTGTATGTGGGGCGGGCTGCGGTGGGTCGGTGCCGGGGCCGGGGTGGGGTGTCGGCCTGGACTGCATGATTTAGGCGCCCTCTGCTCTACTCCGACAGGGTGCGGGTTGCTCCAGCGCCACAAATCACGCTCTACGTCCAGGCCAACACCCCACCCCGTCCCCGTCCCCGCCCCGCCGGGCCCGTCCCCTCCGACTCCGGCCCCGCCGGGTCTGTCCCCTCCGACTCGGGCCCCGCCGGGTCTGTCCCCTCCGACTCGGGCCCCGCCGGGTCTGTCCCCTCCGACTTGGGCCCCGCCGGGTCTGTCCCCTCCGACTCGGGCCCCGCCGGGCCCGTCTCCTTCGGCCCCGCCGGGTCTGTCCCCTTCGGCTTCGGCCCCGCCGGGCCCGTCTCCTTCGGCTTCGGCCCCGCCGGGGGTTGAACTTTCAGCCGCCC harbors:
- a CDS encoding MurR/RpiR family transcriptional regulator; its protein translation is MSESPAARLQKLFEGHRLTPTQRRIAHCMVRGAAEVPFLSSVELAELAGVSQPSVTRFAVALGFDGYPALRRHLREVAPAERAAGGEEDAYNEYQQAVQGEIENLRRLSAMLADPAPVREAGRLLAGSSPLPVLGLRAASSQARGFAYFAAKVHPDVRLLDEGGSMLADRIDAAAGAGASALLCFALPRHPKEVAEALEHARGAGLRVVTVADSAFAPVARHSDLLIPAPVGTGLAFDTACAPMLLGRVLLEAMADALPDAQARLEAFDARAAARGLFVE
- a CDS encoding FAD-dependent oxidoreductase, translating into MSLPATTHVAIVGAGPTGLTLALTLAGAGIDFVLLDRQAEGANTSRAAVVHARTLEVLDELDPATCAELVRRGTAVTRFRIRDGARPLAAVSFDGLPTAHSYALMVPQDQTEAVLLGRLHALGHDVHRPYEVTAVSQDAAGVTLTTATGETLRAAYAVGADGMHSTVREAAGIGFTGSAYEESFVLADITMNWTPGPREVSLTFAAAGLTVVAPLPGGRYRVVATVDDAPAEPGLPFIQALLDARAPAQATVTEVVWSSRFRVHHRVADHYRAGRLLLAGDAAHVHSPAGGQGMNTGIQDGHALGLALTTTLTTGTGTGPGTGTGTGTGTDDALDAYEATRRPVALRVVALTDRMTRIATTRNPALRAVRNTLLPLLARIPALNKRLATELAELNYR
- a CDS encoding TetR/AcrR family transcriptional regulator, with the protein product MTRDGVAGVAGETRGGQTKAAILRAARERFAAQGYERTTIRGVAADAGIDPSMVMRYFGSKERLFDAALAVDLRLPDLSGVAVGELAQVLVRHFVERWEGDPADDALLVLLRSAVTNEAAAARMREVFATQVAPALAGALGVERGLRVAGLVSTQLLGLALTRYLLRLPPMTALSPEAVIGALTPVLEATLSTP